The following coding sequences lie in one Ictalurus furcatus strain D&B chromosome 7, Billie_1.0, whole genome shotgun sequence genomic window:
- the rnf182 gene encoding E3 ubiquitin-protein ligase RNF182, which yields MGQLPEEVVEGLTTEELECKICYCAYNLSSRRPKVLECCHRLCSKCLAKLLNLGESPPNSVVCPFCRYVTGLPGESGGSLPDDYNLVTVLSIQNQYLNLKGSQGEILLSPGRLNSLVGYSASESPSSICSNYVVITIMESLQDSAISADHRSSSLDSMASVTRRCTVWNCTTLLCQASARILLWVLGLLYFSSLPTGVYLLIMQKTTLGVLLISLVPVSLLMIMVYGVCRCLCYEFCNCVPP from the coding sequence ATGGGTCAACTACCAGAGGAAGTGGTGGAAGGTTTGACCACCGAGGAGCTGGAGTGTAAGATCTGCTATTGTGCTTATAATCTGTCCAGTCGGCGACCCAAAGTGCTCGAGTGCTGCCATCGTTTGTGCTCCAAATGCCTGGCAAAACTCCTCAATCTGGGTGAGTCACCCCCAAACTCGGTAGTCTGCCCTTTCTGCCGCTATGTTACTGGTCTTCCTGGAGAATCTGGCGGCAGTCTACCGGATGACTACAACTTAGTGACTGTGCTGTCCATCCAAAACCAATATCTGAATTTAAAGGGGAGCCAGGGTGAGATTTTGCTCAGTCCCGGACGTCTAAACTCTCTGGTGGGTTACTCAGCATCGGAATCGCCTTCATCTATATGCTCCAACTATGTGGTCATCACCATTATGGAGTCACTACAGGACAGTGCAATTTCAGCAGATCACCGCTCCTCCAGCCTGGACTCCATGGCCTCAGTGACGCGACGCTGCACAGTGTGGAACTGTACCACGCTGCTGTGCCAGGCATCAGCCCGAATTCTGTTGTGGGTCCTGGGGCTGTTGTACTTCAGCTCTCTGCCCACAGGTGTCTACTTACTCATCATGCAGAAGACCACTCTGGGAGTTCTGCTGATCAGCCTAGTGCCCGTCAGTCTACTCATGATCATGGTGTATGGGGTGTGTCGGTGTCTGTGCTATGAGTTTTGCAACTGTGTGCCACCTTAA
- the retreg1 gene encoding reticulophagy regulator 1 isoform X1 yields the protein MAEREKQEATGTRRPSSITPPPTCCRKTLMNWKRPVKTCATFAATNVVFWFVSFSPFRVVCLLCLCLLLLLLVQLLRDMALSKSRGSSLWRSMTGSSWELVDSGQESRSGAEAQLTDCWLSIKLFLEETSSFKQQNPGKFCLLVCSLCFFLAILGKYIPGVVVSYIIVLGIFLWPIVSSHEFGMWLEPVLQKLNFGVGHFLQKIKENHEKRLLQAEAEKESIEADLSSMFPKLDSMVCRELSVSDTEVSEVTWTDNGTFNLSEGHTPQTENSEDLDRRSEEEVFSGGLTEFPSLDNGAGTNGDDEDLSIGLPTASITQHREARGTGVGDEAAVTQALGLLQRTAENAITAAVTAAIQERLESAIAENTDSEAEDFELLDQSELEHLEGELGLEKASGEPQSKDAKNAGFFSKLLGHQ from the exons ATGgcggagagagagaagcaggagGCTACAGGAACCCGGCGGCCCTCATCAATCACCCCGCCGCCGACATGCTGCCGAAAAACGCTGATGAACTGGAAAAGGCCGGTGAAGACTTGCGCCACCTTTGCAGCGACGAACGTCGTGTTCTG GTTTGTGTCCTTTAGTCCATTCCGAGTGGTTTGTCTTCTCTGCTTGTGTCTGCTTCTATTGCTGCTGGTACAGTTGCTGAGGGACATGGCACTTTCCAAGTCAAGAG GATCCAGTTTATGGCGAAGTATGACAGGCAG CAGCTGGGAGCTGGTGGACTCGGGTCAGGAGAGCAGGTCTGGAGCCGAAGCTCAGCTTACGGACTGCTGGCTGAGCATCAAGCTGTTCCTTGAGGAGACGTCTTCTTTCAAACAGCAGAATCCAGGGAAG TTTTGTCTTCTGGTATGCAGCTTGTGTTTTTTCCTGGCCATACTGGGCAAGTACATTCCAGGAGTTGTTGTTTCATATATTATAG TGCTAGGCATTTTCCTGTGGCCTATAGTGTCGTCACATGAGTTTGGGATGTGGCTGGAACCAGTTCTGCAGAAACTGAACTTTGGAGTGGGGCACTTCCTGCAAAAGATTAAAGAGAATCATG AAAAGAGATTGCTCCAAGCAGAGGCTGAGAAAGAAAGCATCGAAGCCGATCTGTCCTCGATGTTCCCTAAG CTGGACTCCATGGTGTGTCGGGAACTATCTGTATCAGACACCGAAGTCTCTGAAGTAACGTGGACCGATAACGGCACCTTTAACTTATCAGAAGGACACACACCTCAGACAGAGAACTCGGAGG ATTTAGATCGTCGCAGCGAGGAGGAGGTGTTCTCCGGTGGCCTAACTGAATTTCCTTCCCTGGATAATGGCGCAGGGACTAACGGGGATGATGAGGACTTGAGTATCGGGCTGCCCACCGCGTCTATCACCCAGCACAGGGAAGCTCGAGGGACAGGTGTGGGGGATGAGGCTGCAGTGACTCAAGCTTTGGGACTTCTACAGAGGACGGCCGAGAACGCCATCACAGCCGCAGTCACTGCTGCCATACAAGAGCGGCTGGAGTCAGCGATTGCTGAGAATACAGACAGCGAGGCTGAGGACTTTGAGCTGCTGGACCAGTCTGAGCTTGAACATCTGGAGGGCGAGCTGGGTCTGGAGAAAGCGAGTGGTGAGCCTCAGTCCAAAGATGCCAAAAATGCTGGCTTTTTCTCCAAACTGCTTGGGCACCAGTAA
- the retreg1 gene encoding reticulophagy regulator 1 isoform X2, with the protein MAEREKQEATGTRRPSSITPPPTCCRKTLMNWKRPVKTCATFAATNVVFWFVSFSPFRVVCLLCLCLLLLLLVQLLRDMALSKSRGSSLWRSMTGSWELVDSGQESRSGAEAQLTDCWLSIKLFLEETSSFKQQNPGKFCLLVCSLCFFLAILGKYIPGVVVSYIIVLGIFLWPIVSSHEFGMWLEPVLQKLNFGVGHFLQKIKENHEKRLLQAEAEKESIEADLSSMFPKLDSMVCRELSVSDTEVSEVTWTDNGTFNLSEGHTPQTENSEDLDRRSEEEVFSGGLTEFPSLDNGAGTNGDDEDLSIGLPTASITQHREARGTGVGDEAAVTQALGLLQRTAENAITAAVTAAIQERLESAIAENTDSEAEDFELLDQSELEHLEGELGLEKASGEPQSKDAKNAGFFSKLLGHQ; encoded by the exons ATGgcggagagagagaagcaggagGCTACAGGAACCCGGCGGCCCTCATCAATCACCCCGCCGCCGACATGCTGCCGAAAAACGCTGATGAACTGGAAAAGGCCGGTGAAGACTTGCGCCACCTTTGCAGCGACGAACGTCGTGTTCTG GTTTGTGTCCTTTAGTCCATTCCGAGTGGTTTGTCTTCTCTGCTTGTGTCTGCTTCTATTGCTGCTGGTACAGTTGCTGAGGGACATGGCACTTTCCAAGTCAAGAG GATCCAGTTTATGGCGAAGTATGACAGGCAG CTGGGAGCTGGTGGACTCGGGTCAGGAGAGCAGGTCTGGAGCCGAAGCTCAGCTTACGGACTGCTGGCTGAGCATCAAGCTGTTCCTTGAGGAGACGTCTTCTTTCAAACAGCAGAATCCAGGGAAG TTTTGTCTTCTGGTATGCAGCTTGTGTTTTTTCCTGGCCATACTGGGCAAGTACATTCCAGGAGTTGTTGTTTCATATATTATAG TGCTAGGCATTTTCCTGTGGCCTATAGTGTCGTCACATGAGTTTGGGATGTGGCTGGAACCAGTTCTGCAGAAACTGAACTTTGGAGTGGGGCACTTCCTGCAAAAGATTAAAGAGAATCATG AAAAGAGATTGCTCCAAGCAGAGGCTGAGAAAGAAAGCATCGAAGCCGATCTGTCCTCGATGTTCCCTAAG CTGGACTCCATGGTGTGTCGGGAACTATCTGTATCAGACACCGAAGTCTCTGAAGTAACGTGGACCGATAACGGCACCTTTAACTTATCAGAAGGACACACACCTCAGACAGAGAACTCGGAGG ATTTAGATCGTCGCAGCGAGGAGGAGGTGTTCTCCGGTGGCCTAACTGAATTTCCTTCCCTGGATAATGGCGCAGGGACTAACGGGGATGATGAGGACTTGAGTATCGGGCTGCCCACCGCGTCTATCACCCAGCACAGGGAAGCTCGAGGGACAGGTGTGGGGGATGAGGCTGCAGTGACTCAAGCTTTGGGACTTCTACAGAGGACGGCCGAGAACGCCATCACAGCCGCAGTCACTGCTGCCATACAAGAGCGGCTGGAGTCAGCGATTGCTGAGAATACAGACAGCGAGGCTGAGGACTTTGAGCTGCTGGACCAGTCTGAGCTTGAACATCTGGAGGGCGAGCTGGGTCTGGAGAAAGCGAGTGGTGAGCCTCAGTCCAAAGATGCCAAAAATGCTGGCTTTTTCTCCAAACTGCTTGGGCACCAGTAA
- the retreg1 gene encoding reticulophagy regulator 1 isoform X3: protein MVEENLGSGLSWELVDSGQESRSGAEAQLTDCWLSIKLFLEETSSFKQQNPGKFCLLVCSLCFFLAILGKYIPGVVVSYIIVLGIFLWPIVSSHEFGMWLEPVLQKLNFGVGHFLQKIKENHEKRLLQAEAEKESIEADLSSMFPKLDSMVCRELSVSDTEVSEVTWTDNGTFNLSEGHTPQTENSEDLDRRSEEEVFSGGLTEFPSLDNGAGTNGDDEDLSIGLPTASITQHREARGTGVGDEAAVTQALGLLQRTAENAITAAVTAAIQERLESAIAENTDSEAEDFELLDQSELEHLEGELGLEKASGEPQSKDAKNAGFFSKLLGHQ, encoded by the exons ATGGTGGAGGAAAATCTTGGATCAGggttaag CTGGGAGCTGGTGGACTCGGGTCAGGAGAGCAGGTCTGGAGCCGAAGCTCAGCTTACGGACTGCTGGCTGAGCATCAAGCTGTTCCTTGAGGAGACGTCTTCTTTCAAACAGCAGAATCCAGGGAAG TTTTGTCTTCTGGTATGCAGCTTGTGTTTTTTCCTGGCCATACTGGGCAAGTACATTCCAGGAGTTGTTGTTTCATATATTATAG TGCTAGGCATTTTCCTGTGGCCTATAGTGTCGTCACATGAGTTTGGGATGTGGCTGGAACCAGTTCTGCAGAAACTGAACTTTGGAGTGGGGCACTTCCTGCAAAAGATTAAAGAGAATCATG AAAAGAGATTGCTCCAAGCAGAGGCTGAGAAAGAAAGCATCGAAGCCGATCTGTCCTCGATGTTCCCTAAG CTGGACTCCATGGTGTGTCGGGAACTATCTGTATCAGACACCGAAGTCTCTGAAGTAACGTGGACCGATAACGGCACCTTTAACTTATCAGAAGGACACACACCTCAGACAGAGAACTCGGAGG ATTTAGATCGTCGCAGCGAGGAGGAGGTGTTCTCCGGTGGCCTAACTGAATTTCCTTCCCTGGATAATGGCGCAGGGACTAACGGGGATGATGAGGACTTGAGTATCGGGCTGCCCACCGCGTCTATCACCCAGCACAGGGAAGCTCGAGGGACAGGTGTGGGGGATGAGGCTGCAGTGACTCAAGCTTTGGGACTTCTACAGAGGACGGCCGAGAACGCCATCACAGCCGCAGTCACTGCTGCCATACAAGAGCGGCTGGAGTCAGCGATTGCTGAGAATACAGACAGCGAGGCTGAGGACTTTGAGCTGCTGGACCAGTCTGAGCTTGAACATCTGGAGGGCGAGCTGGGTCTGGAGAAAGCGAGTGGTGAGCCTCAGTCCAAAGATGCCAAAAATGCTGGCTTTTTCTCCAAACTGCTTGGGCACCAGTAA